A stretch of the Acyrthosiphon pisum isolate AL4f chromosome A2, pea_aphid_22Mar2018_4r6ur, whole genome shotgun sequence genome encodes the following:
- the LOC100167783 gene encoding dual specificity protein kinase CLK2 isoform X1, giving the protein MFPPDMNGHAPSEKRRTRYARSSTVSVTQMLSDSCSSLINRITGRSRGPSECIRKPELKPVETSRNHNIPSSSSSSSYLPSPFHSSGYSVRNEDRYLSALDAHRYRRQQRPLTKSATTVLLSEKAYPFVHQTPREKTPYRRHKPNVLLSIRPLKRSPTTITATIHTPEPVAQVVDPVITEREARRKEIQTLIMKYSALDNDEETDDTPSVLTKCQQKYSSILTSSVSSGQRARSPVIVDDEEGHLIYKNGDNLADRYQIIQTLGEGTFGKVVSAKCLKNRDEIAAVKIIKNVEKYREAARLEINALEKLNAKDPESKNLCVRMIDNFEFGGHVCIGFELLGLSVFDFLKENNYQPYTVDQVRHISYQLCYAVRFLHRNKLTHTDLKPENILFVKSEYDTQYNQKKKRAYKMIKDTEVRLIDFGSATFDDEHHSTVVSTRHYRAPEVILELGWAQPCDVWSIGCIIFELYLGITLFQTHDNREHLAMMERILGSIPYKMARRSKTKYFYHSKLDWDQSSSAGRYVRENCKPLKRYMSSEEEDHRLLFDLISQLLKYEPTQRMTMEEALDHQFFYKLPAHQRLHDKEERSHSLSR; this is encoded by the exons ATGTTTCCTCCGGATATGAATGGCCACGCTCCGTCCGAAAAGCGCCGCACTAGGTACGCTCGATCGTCGACAGTTAGTGTCACTCAAATGTTATCAGATTCTTGTTCTAGTCTTATTAACCGCATAACCGGACGATCTCGTGGTCCATCCGAGTGTATCCGTAAACCTGAACTCAAACCCGTCGAAACATCGCGAAATCATAATATTCCttcgtcatcgtcatcgtctTCCTATCTTCCTAGCCCGTTTCATTCATCTGGATACTCTGTGCGTAATGAAGATCGTTATTTATCCGCTTTAGATGCCCACCGTTACCGAAGACAACAAAGGCCCCTCACCAAAAGTGCTACCACAGTTTTGTTATCAGAAAAGGCTTATCCGTTTGTTCATCAAACACCACGTGAAAAGACCCCGTATCGTCGCCATAAACCCAACGTACTTTTATCCATACGACCATTAAAACGGTCTCCTACAACCATCACTGCTACAATACATACACCCGAACCTGTAGCACAAGTTGTAGACCCCGTGATAACGGAGCGTGAAGCCAGGCGTAAGGAGATACAAACATTGATTATGAAATATTCAGCCTTGGACAATGACGAGGAAACCGATGATACTCCTAGTGTTTTGACTAAGTGCCAACAAAAGTATTCTTCCATTCTTACCTCTTCTGTGAGCAGTGGC CAGCGAGCAAGAAGTCCAGTCATTGTGGATGACGAAGAGGGACATCTGATATACAAAAATGGAGACAATCTGGCCGATAGAT ATCAAATCATCCAAACCCTTGGAGAAGGTACTTTTGGAAAGGTAGTGAGTGCCAAATGTCTGAAAAA TCGTGATGAAATTGCTGcggtcaaaataataaaaaatgttgaaaaataccGAGAAGCCGCTCGTTTAGAAATTAATGCCTTAGAAAAACTAAATGCAAAGGATCCAGAAAGTAAAAA tCTTTGTGTTCGAATGATTGATAACTTCGAATTTGGCGGACATGTATGTATTGGATTTGAATTGTTGGGACTAAGTGTTTTTGACTTTTTG AAAGAAAATAACTATCAACCATATACAGTTGACCAGGTACGGCATATATCTTATCAATTATGTTATGCTGTCAGATTTTTACATCGCAATAAATTGACACATACTGATCTGAAACCagaaaatatactttttgtCAAATCTGAATATGATAcacaatataatcaaaaaaag AAGCGTGCGTATAAAATGATCAAGGATACCGAAGTACGATTGATTGATTTTGGTAGTGCCACATTTGACGATGAACACCATAGTACAGTCGTATCAACAAGACATTATAGAGCACCTGAAGTTATTTTGG aacttgGTTGGGCTCAACCATGTGATGTATGGTCTATcggatgtattatttttgaactttatttgGGCATCACATTATTCCAAACACATGACAATCGTGAACACCTGGCAATGATGGAGCGAATTCTTGGCTCAATACCTTACAa GATGGCCAGaagaagtaaaacaaaatatttctatcATAGCAAATTAGATTGGGACCAATCCAGTTCTGCTGGACGATATGTTAGAGAAAATTGCAAACCCTTAAag AGATACATGAGCTCTGAAGAGGAAGACCACCGGCTATTGTTCGATTTGATCTCTCAATTGCTCAAATACGAGCCAACTCAACGCATGACCATGGAGGAAGCTTTAGACCACCAATTCTTTTATAAACTACCCGCTCACCAGAGACTTCATGACAAAGAAGAAAGATCACATTCACTGTCCAGATGA
- the LOC100167783 gene encoding dual specificity protein kinase CLK2 isoform X6: MPTVAELILLYSNERCNRSRMHDQGTSAERRYKRSHRRSPGSTNHQRRRLRRHPSPGSGDEKMHHRHHRHKERSHSKQRARSPVIVDDEEGHLIYKNGDNLADRYQIIQTLGEGTFGKVVSAKCLKNRDEIAAVKIIKNVEKYREAARLEINALEKLNAKDPESKNLCVRMIDNFEFGGHVCIGFELLGLSVFDFLKENNYQPYTVDQVRHISYQLCYAVRFLHRNKLTHTDLKPENILFVKSEYDTQYNQKKKRAYKMIKDTEVRLIDFGSATFDDEHHSTVVSTRHYRAPEVILELGWAQPCDVWSIGCIIFELYLGITLFQTHDNREHLAMMERILGSIPYKMARRSKTKYFYHSKLDWDQSSSAGRYVRENCKPLKRYMSSEEEDHRLLFDLISQLLKYEPTQRMTMEEALDHQFFYKLPAHQRLHDKEERSHSLSR; this comes from the exons atgcCTACTGTTGCtgaacttattttattgtacag TAATGAACGTTGTAATCGTTCACGAATGCATGATCAAGGAACAAGTGCAGAACGTCGATACAAGCGCAGTCATCGTAGGTCTCCTGGTTCAACCAATCATCAACGTCGTAGACTTAGGCGCCATCCATCACCTGGAAGCGGAGATGAAAAGATGCATCATAGACACCATAGACATAAAGAACGGTCACACTCAAAG CAGCGAGCAAGAAGTCCAGTCATTGTGGATGACGAAGAGGGACATCTGATATACAAAAATGGAGACAATCTGGCCGATAGAT ATCAAATCATCCAAACCCTTGGAGAAGGTACTTTTGGAAAGGTAGTGAGTGCCAAATGTCTGAAAAA TCGTGATGAAATTGCTGcggtcaaaataataaaaaatgttgaaaaataccGAGAAGCCGCTCGTTTAGAAATTAATGCCTTAGAAAAACTAAATGCAAAGGATCCAGAAAGTAAAAA tCTTTGTGTTCGAATGATTGATAACTTCGAATTTGGCGGACATGTATGTATTGGATTTGAATTGTTGGGACTAAGTGTTTTTGACTTTTTG AAAGAAAATAACTATCAACCATATACAGTTGACCAGGTACGGCATATATCTTATCAATTATGTTATGCTGTCAGATTTTTACATCGCAATAAATTGACACATACTGATCTGAAACCagaaaatatactttttgtCAAATCTGAATATGATAcacaatataatcaaaaaaag AAGCGTGCGTATAAAATGATCAAGGATACCGAAGTACGATTGATTGATTTTGGTAGTGCCACATTTGACGATGAACACCATAGTACAGTCGTATCAACAAGACATTATAGAGCACCTGAAGTTATTTTGG aacttgGTTGGGCTCAACCATGTGATGTATGGTCTATcggatgtattatttttgaactttatttgGGCATCACATTATTCCAAACACATGACAATCGTGAACACCTGGCAATGATGGAGCGAATTCTTGGCTCAATACCTTACAa GATGGCCAGaagaagtaaaacaaaatatttctatcATAGCAAATTAGATTGGGACCAATCCAGTTCTGCTGGACGATATGTTAGAGAAAATTGCAAACCCTTAAag AGATACATGAGCTCTGAAGAGGAAGACCACCGGCTATTGTTCGATTTGATCTCTCAATTGCTCAAATACGAGCCAACTCAACGCATGACCATGGAGGAAGCTTTAGACCACCAATTCTTTTATAAACTACCCGCTCACCAGAGACTTCATGACAAAGAAGAAAGATCACATTCACTGTCCAGATGA